A section of the Schistosoma haematobium chromosome ZW, whole genome shotgun sequence genome encodes:
- the SMPD2_5 gene encoding Sphingomyelin phosphodiesterase 2, neutral membrane (Neutral sphingomyelinase) (EggNog:ENOG410V7DI~COG:T) translates to MIIELRRLGVSLLCLAVGLSIASLVTSLWDCGNLFSGCQNTVHKETVSAVAGLIILGTVCLLIIILLDAIALCSDVFASRAAYTTVRFIILYLGAAALLIGILVYTSLVGHHWSYFFAVTGAVLATQVAILAIMSSKCVTVRTTTTTRTIRESRLAHR, encoded by the coding sequence ATGATCATTGAATTACGTCGTTTGGGTGTTAGTCTGTTATGCTTAGCAGTGGGTCTGAGTATTGCATCGTTGGTAACAAGTCTTTGGGATTGTGGAAATTTATTCTCAGGATGTCAGAATACTGTTCATAAGGAGACTGTATCAGCTGTTGCTGGCTTAATCATTTTAGGCACTGTATGCCTATTAATCATCATCCTATTGGATGCGATTGCACTGTGTTCAGATGTATTCGCCTCACGTGCTGCTTATACAACTGTACGTTTCATCATATTATACTTGGGTGCTGCAGCTCTCTTGATTGGCATACTAGTGTACACATCATTAGTCGGACATCATTGGTCATACTTCTTCGCAGTGACTGGAGCTGTACTAGCAACACAAGTGGCTATATTGGCAATCATGTCGTCAAAATGTGTTACCGTTCGAACCACTACAACAACGAGAACAATTCGAGAAAGTCGTCTGGCACATCGGTAA